The Polyodon spathula isolate WHYD16114869_AA chromosome 10, ASM1765450v1, whole genome shotgun sequence genome contains the following window.
tcctgcaggaagcacagtTGTCTGGGCACTATTCCTTTGTGGTTTGTAAAGGCAGATAATTCGAATGAAGCCGACCTACTGTCAAGATTGATTCATTGACTCTGTGTCATTGCTTTCACGAACAAGACTGTCGCTTGCTTCTGCTGGGTATTTGCAGATGAGACTTGAAATCGTTGCACATACTAGATTGCATTCATAATctaatatactgtgtatataaaacTATTTATATTATCACATACTGTGCAAGTTGAGATCACTTCACAGAGTTCCGCCACCAAAACAGACATAAAGAGATGAGGTGGTAAACTTCTACTtctaatatatatgtttttcagaTAAATCTTCCATTAACTTTCTAACCCCCTCCTgtgaacactgttttttttttttttttgtttgtttttttgttaagatACTTTCTCAGCACCTATACAAAATCTGAAATACTTTACTGGGCCATTGGAATTAAGGCTTAAGGCTTACTGCACTTGTTTAAATGAGCAAGAAGTAAGACATAGGTTTCTGACAGTCCAGCAGTGTTACACGACACCCAATCTGAGTTGAACAGCATTCACTCTTTCTTAGTAGTGCAGCAGGTTAATCCAGACATGCTGTTACTGAGTATCTGGAAGGTGCCTTATTCCTGTGCAGAGGGAACATGGCTAATGACAAATCTCAAGTTTGTCTTGCCTCTGTACAGCTCCAGGACAAATGAACATCTTTACTGCTTAACCCAGTCTGATTCTTTTTGAAGAGTCACTTATTAGCAGCGGTTTTAGCCAACAGTCTGTCCGATTGTACATCACTAAAAGATATCAACTAACATGAAGGTATTTCAAGGAAATCGTTTGACTAGGTGTACTAGATGATGTTTGCTTATTTTCAACAACACTAATGAGTCAAATGTAAACCTGTCAGTACAAAATCAGATTAGCATCAGATTAATGTCATTAAAAGGATAGCTCGTTTACAAAGATCGGACGATTAGAAGTAATTTTAAACACAAAGGGTTCTcgtgtttcttaattgaattgctCTCTGTGTACAGCAGAAACACACTAGGATTTTGGTGCTTGATGGTTTTTTTCAGCTGTTGCCAACATTTCCCTGGACAGCAGTGATACAGACAAGAAAACtgagttatttttaaacatatttatggGAACCATTATAAAGAACTCCTCATAAGCCCCGCATACcaagtttattttactcaatTACTTCAACATTAATTGAATATTCGTTTgcattttgaaagcatgtttgaaTGTAAAAATCCATGTTCCTCCCAGCGTTATATAATAAGGTGTCAACGTTCCCTTTCCGCAGGTACCCCTTCCCCACAGTGTTTAGCAGCTGCAGTAAGAAGGACCTGGATGTGAGTCTGGAGAAGGGAGTGGGGATGTGCCTGTTCAACATGCCTGAGGTCAAGGTGCTTTATGGAGGACAGAAGTGTGGGAATGGCTAcgtggaggaggcagaggagtGCGACTGCGGAGATCTAGAAGTAAgttaaatacaacaacaaaaaaactctcCCTTTTAGTCCACTTTCATCTCATATTGAGATAGATATTTGCTCCAATAGGAAAAACACCATTTTCAATTGTGCAATTTGCAAGCCccataaacatgttatttattttaatgtttcttgtatgtttttcctttctgaaaaatgttttgGAGTAAAAGGCGTTGAAAATGTAACACCATTGTGACtttaagcgttttttttttttttttacattttatttaaatgtaacaaaGCATTCTCACTTTAACCTTCTCAACAGTAACCTCATATTGGAAATTACAAACCCAGATAAGAAAGATCTCAGCCACAAAAATCTTTCTGTTGCCCCACTCCTGTCAATGTGCTGCAGCCAGGGGGCCGCAAAATGCAAAAGCAATGTGCAAGTAACTGACACCAGAACAGGCATTTCCCAGTACTGAATTCTTTCTGGTATGTAATTCCCTATTCAGCAACTATGGACGTGTTGATAACATCTACATACAAGTGTGTATGGAATCAAACTTTCTGTACATACTGGACgaaagcataaaaataaattccTTCTGGGAAAAGGTGATGCATGTTGACGACAGCCAAAGCAACAAGTAACCTTCACCTAACTACAGAACAAACATGCCCCAATCAGGGTAATCAAAAACTTCTCAGAGCACACAACCAGCAATGCCAGAATCTCATTAAAACTGAGTATTCGTTTCTATAGTACTTCTCTGTAGCATACCTCTTGAATTACAATGAAGGTTGTTTTAGTTCTATCATCCTGACATGTCTGAAAGCCTGCCTGATTTTTCTCCTTACCACTGATTATATGCGTGAGCTAGTCACACACATACTGATAATATATACATAGGTTTTCCTTTATAGATCTTtttttctatgaaagcttgtgacaCTTACAAACTGTGAAACACTGCATACGCCTTCATAAAGGCTGCCAACTTTCTTTATCTCGTGTTTTTCAGGAATGTACGAACCCTTGCTGTAACGCCACTACCTGCACTCTGAAGGATGGTGCTGTTTGCGCACACGGGCAGTGCTGTGATGGCTGCAAGGTGGTTATTGCTGTTTCTCAGATCCACCAGTGTTTCTGCTTTGTTCTGTCCCAACATTGTCAAAACTACAGAATCCCTTTAATTAATCGCACCATCACATGTTTCTCTTGGCTTTCCGTCAGAATGTTATGCACACCCTGCTTGCTGATTTAAAAGACCTGCTTTTCTTTTTGCAGCTGAAACCAGCAGGTACCCCGTGCAGGGATTCCAGTAACGCATGTGACCTGCCTGAGTTCTGCACAGGAGATGGTCCTCACTGCCCTCCAAACGTGTACCTGCATGACGGGCACTCCTGTCTGAAGGTGGAAGGGTACTGCTACAATGGGATCTGTCAGACCCATGAGCAGCAGTGCATCACCCTCTGGGGGCAGGGTGAGTATCGTTATTGACAGCAGTACTAAGTAATACAGCATAGATAGAGATTCCTTTATTTATCGTTTTATTAATGCTACCCCAGAAAATGCATAGGACTGCTGTGCACTTCCAGCCTCTCTTCATGAATACAGTCCTTACTGTTTCAGACTGCCTAGGCAAGAAGCAGGAGTTGCATGAGGTTCCacagcaaacaaaatatattttggtcAATGTTGTCAAAGGATTTTCAATCTAGTTTACCACTTATATCTGGTTCAGCCTAATAGGGTCATCTTAGACTAGTAGacactagattctcaaagctctttacttcaaattgtcatttgcacagtttttttttttcagaaaggaaaaatacaCCCAATACAGTTACCAACCAAAAGTAAAAAACTCtgacatttcatttaaaagtattaaataGTCTTAAGAATAAAGATCAAGCCACACATTCATTTTAGTATTGTAAAAAGTgtattgtttttcctttcttaaaaaaaaagctaatttcaGTACATAGCTTTGAAAattcagtacttttttttgttgttgttgaagattgtgaaagtttattttgttttactcgATAGATTCTAAAGATTCTCTTAGAAACCAGTGTGTCTGCTTTCTAGAAGTGCTGTGTGAACACCCTGCTTTGCTTTCTCCCCAGGAGCCAAACCTGCCCCCGGGATCTGCTTCAAAAGGGTAAACTCAGCAGGTGACCCCTATGGGAACTGTGGGAAGAACTCAAAGGGATCCTTTGCAAAATGTGAAATCCAGTATGTTcccaatcactttttttttttttttttttttttttttaattaaaatacgtTATGCTTTTTTccatttaacacattttagttCCCTTTTTTATTGATACTCCCCACTGCTGAACAGGAAAATAATAATTCCTGTCAGATAAGTATTGCAAAGCAAATGCAGTTCTTGGAGTTTAGTGTCAGcgtttttattgtattgctgtgtgttttgCAGAGATGCTAAATGTGGGAAAATTCAGTGTCAAGGAGGAGCCAACAGACCTGTAATTGGTACGAATGCTGTTTCCATAGAAACTAACATTCCCTTACAAGAAGGTGGTCGGATCCTGTGTCGTGGCACGCATGTGTACCTTGGGGATGACATGCCCGACCCTGGGCTCGTACTGACAGGCACCAAGTGTGGAGATGGCATGGTGAGGAACACAGCCCACACCCCAGAGCATCCATTAAAACTGACCATGTCCGTCAGTGTGTTATTACAGTTTGGCTTGTTTCTGTACGTCtttacatattttctttcttcatttttaaaaccatggaaatcaaataaaaccaaaaatccTCAATATGTAAACGAATAATCAATTGTTAATGTCAAGCTGACCAGCTGATACCACTGACTTTGTTTCTTGTCAGTTTTAGAAGAGTTTATGATTGagtattttatcatttttgttttctgcttcTGTCTTAGATGTGCCTGAGTCGTCAGTGTAAGAATATCAGTGTCTTTGGGGTTCACGAGTGCGCTGGAAAATGTAATGGCCGTGGGGTGAGTATCGAAAAGTGAACTGGAACTGAGAAATATtaagcaatacattatttatttggatTCAACTTACTTACAAGTTATTAACATAACATATTATGTgctaattaaaatgtgcattcgCTCCAGTTATTGCATGAGCCTAGAACCATTCCTACCATCTCCACTGTTTATAATGTGTAACCCAAATAATAGTGATTTAAACTCAACAGTGTATATACTCTTAATACCTTCATTTCACAATATATGAATGTAGTTTAAATCAATCCCCATTGGCCCGAACTGTTTACAGCAATTAATTTGAGTccaattaaaatgcttttttcttcatctagacaatgtggggaagctataaaaaggtaTAAAATATATAGGGAAAAGTGTTAAATttgaatcaagggaagtaatgttaaaattttacaatgcattagtaagacctcatctagaatattgtgttcagttctggtcacctcgctacaaaaaggatattgctactctacaaagagtgcaaagaagagcgaccagaattattccaggtctgaaaggcatgtcatatgcagacagactaaaagaattgaatctattcagtctgaacaaagaagactatgcgacgatctgattcaagaattcaaaattttaaaaggtattgacaatgtcgacccaagggactttttcgacctgaaaaaagaaacaaggaccagggctcacaaatggagattagataaaggggcattcagaacagaaaataggaggcacttttataaacagagaattatgagggtctggaaccaactccccagtaatgttgtgaagctgacaccctgggatccttcaagaaactacttggtgagattctgggttaaataagctactaataaccaaacgagcaagatgggccgaatggcctcctctcgttggtaaattttttcttatgttcttgtcttGGCGCAAAACACAAATAGGGAAAAGGTTTTAGCGGTTTAATGAGGGCCAAAAAAAAGTCTTGTTTGCCAAAGCCCACAATACCATTACACATTCGCACTCCTGAAACATAAACAGCGGAACCCATTCCGGATTTGTTTAGGATATCTATGTTCAGGATAATTGGATCATTATATTTATATGTGGACAAAAATATGAAATGCACATGTATCGTGTTTTGAATCATGCAAAAACATTCCAGCTGCTTCAGATTATCCTGCTGAGATTTTGGGGATGGAATTCCAGTTCAGTGGCTCACCCACTACGTGTATTGATGCTGTTTTATTCCATTTGTGAAATACTGGGAGAATCAGGAGCCTGCTGGACCCTCCTATAGTACTCTAAAGAAAAGAACAGTATGTTTATTATAAACATGTAGCATTGGCATGGGGTGTACACTGCTCACTCTCCCCTTGGGTGTTGGTCCCTCTTGGACAGACATAGTGCTTTTTCTATCCCAAACTTCTAGCCTTCAGTGCCCTCATTCCAGCTTCTTTCATCACCACAGAACCAGCAGTAATATTAATGCAGTTTTGCTGTTTTGAAGGTGTGTAACAATAACAAGCACTGCCACTGTGAAGCTGACTGGTCTCCTCCGCACTGTGAAATTCCAGGGTTTGGTGGCAGCCTGGACAGTGGACCCATGAGACTTGCAGGTGAGCTCCAGTGGAACGGGTTTGGATTGCTGACTTGCATTCAACTATCGAAGTTAATTCATTTACATGAACAGGAATTAAAAGTGTAAACATGTTGAAACCACGGGAACGCTTTCACTTAAACACAATGaaacttaatttttaaataaaatatatatatagaatatatgtgtgtgtatatatattttatatatatatatatatatattattatatatatatatatatatatatataatatatattgtgtgtacaccatatattatatatataatatatatatatatataatatatatatatatatatatatcatatatatatattattaatttttttttgaaataaatgttctgttttctCTACAAGGCAAAGTGTTCATATCTACatataacatattttacatgAAAGGTTAGGCTATGAAGTTAAATGAGTATAACAACAAGGTTTTAAGTTCCTTATCTAAATTGTGTTACAAAGATTTTTGTGTCATTCTCTGGAGTGCAGTATATCTGTCATGTGcaacattttcatttctttttgattctgtttttttttgtatttttttgcagacaaCACCAGTTTAACCGTAGGGATACTAGTAACTGTTATAAGTCTAGTTATTGCTGGATTTACCGTCTGCTTTAAGAAGAAGACTTTAATCAGGCTGCTATTTACAAATAAGAAGACAGCAATAGAGAAATTAAGGTGTGTTCTTATTTCTGATTCTTGGTTGCTCACGTATTGTTATTCAAGAATAcatttttaaccactggatcactcTTACGAATTATGATTGTATTAtgcatgttaaaataatatatttaaatgatacaAATATTTACTGGAGGATGCAGCCAGTACTcgtatttctatttctctttttaaaaattatcCATCCAGAGAAATCTGTGATGTTGTGGTCGgtctgccattttgtttgttgtgGTGTGGTGTCAAAGGTTACTATTGGCCTCTCTTGGGAAACAGCACAAAATACTTTTGGTCATGAGACCCTGCACTAGCCAATTGTGATGAAAGGTCCAATGTAAGggtctaattatatatatatatatatatatatatatatatatatatatatatatatatatatatatatatatatatatatatatatatttatttatttatttatttatttcaggtcTGTGGGTCCATCAAGACAATCGAGTCCAAACCAAACAAACCTGGCCTACAGCACCTCTCCATCCAGGAGACTGCCAGCCAAGCCACACAATTCAAGTATATACAAGGTAGGGTAGAACACTTGATgtgcatttttaaactacacaagTGACACAGAACTGACCCAAGCCAATTAAAAATGCTTTACAAAGTCTTGTACCGTAGATCAATTTTTTACAGATGTAATAGTCataggaaatgtttattttttcaattaaatatgttgtgttacttttttttttttaatgctttcatTAACAAGGAATACAattgttgctgtgttttcaaaAGGAGTGTCTATTTAATTTCCTTTAAAAGCATGACCGCTGTGTAATAGTACGAGTGATTGCCAATTCCATTCCCAAGTTTGCTGTTTGCAAAACGAAATATGTGAGCAGTTGATTACATTCTAGATATAACATGGTGGATTGCTAGAACAGTTCTGCTGGTTTGTAGCAAGTCCACATACTGTGAAATTATAGAACAAAAACCAATTCAGcctttgaaaatatttgcttgGCATTTCatcatatgtttttttatatgcGATATGTGGGTTGAAGATATTTCAGGGAACTGTTAACAGTTACTCAATGCATCACCCTTGTATGACTTTGATTTTTGTAAAGGGTTACACATGGTAtcaatttatttatagttttaggaACTTGGTTTCggtatttgttattgttacagaaaaataaataaataaataaccttcaTAACTATAAAATAAGTCAACAGCAGAGTATgtacaaatacaaaaaggaaCTTAGGAAAATTCTTTGTGATGTTTCCTTTAGTGTTACTATATTAGTGTTTgtatccaaattaaaaaaaaaatttaagccACAACTGCACAAATAAATTAATCAGCTCCCTGATCATACAAGATCTTGGTATTGCCCCGATTTCAATAGCACAATACTATACTGTGTGATGCGTACTGTTTCCTTGCAGCCGACTCATCATGTCTCGGAATGCCTGTTGCCCTCCCACACAATGCACAGCCACAGCATGAGGAAGCTGCCACAGTACCAGCCGGTCCACATCAGCAACCCCATTCCAATATCACTAGGAGCAGCGGCAGCAGACTCAAGTCCTGCTGATCGGACCCCACGACGAGTCCTGCCACCCCTCAACCAGCTGCTGCCCTCCCAGCAAGGGCTGCCAGCCAGGAGCTTGCTGTCCCACCCCTCCTTCAGACAAATGCAGGTACAGAAAAAAGAATCCATGAGACAGCAAGCTTCTTCATATCAGTCCTTGACTCAaatctgctgtcttgcccatcatGACTCAAACTGATACATACCATATAAAATGTCcccatattaaaagcatagcaaagtgtaatcaagcacagtATCAccaaagtatggtaaagcataggttatAATTGTACAGCCCATAGAGGTATTGCAAACCATAATAAACTatgggaaaaactgcaaaatgactatgcacatttactgtggtaaaggGAGGTATTGTGTGTGGGATGCCAGGTGTTCGCTTAATATTTACATGCTGTATACAAAATAATCAGtccctttgtaaaataaatacaaaataaaaaagaatttgCCCTGGCCCTCTCATAGCACCCTGGAATGGACCTAGGTTAACCTGCCACCGGGTGATGTCTCATTGACAGATTAAGGGGCGTTAACTGTCAGAGCCAATGCTTTGAATCGTAACAGGTTGATGGAAGAAAGCACCGCTAAGTTTGAGAGCAGGTTAGCATTTTGGTGCAACAAAGCTCTtgtaaatgttgcattttttcatttaacTTCAAACAATAAAGTACTGCAGTTATTCATTTTGAATCTGGTAGTTGTataaacacagcactccatgaaTGTTCATAGAGTATTCTTGGGGAATGCTACATTTCTCAACACTGTTATACAATTTTAGAGCCTTtgattaaagattttaaaaatccaCTACCTTGCCTGCTCTGCACTCACTGAAGGGTAAAGGTTGCCTGATTTTTGGCTGTGTTTTTCACTGTTAATCACAGTGCTCGGCCCTCTTGTAAGCTGATCTTTGTTTAAGCATCATGCTGTACCTAAGAACTGATGCCAAattcacactttaaaaaaaaactttaaatagaaataatgCGTAAAATAAGCAGCAGGTAGACCAAGACTAATGCAGCAACAATATTCTTACATCAATTCAAGTAATTTGACAAAGTCTGTAGGGTTACTACAGGGTTCAGCTTTATTACCTAAATAAATACACTCGTGCCAACTAATTGACATTAAGAACGGGTTGAGTTCAAAGAACATAACACAGCCCCATGACTAATTGTGGTTTAATTTAAAGActactaaaacattttttgtaagtCAAAGGCTTTTACACCATGCACAAAATTAGGGTCACAACAGCTGGTAACCAAATCACTACAGTTCTGTCTGGAAACTTTTTAGAATTTTCCAAAGGCACCGGCTGAAGCAAGTAatttaaataagctttttttgCAAGGCTGTCCAATTGCAATAGGGTGCTGCACTGTAACAACATGTGGTTTAACTATACCACGACATAGAATATGGGTTGAAATGAGAATCAGTCTGCCCTAAAGGCTCATAGAGTTTCATATGTAACAGTAACTTTTCTTCAGACCAAGATCATATTAGACACCCAGGATATAACCAAGCCACAAAATGGTCCCCACCAAAAGAATGCTTATTTTTAACTTTACAACAAAGTAAAGAAGTATTTAACCGTTGCATATTTGTCATATGcatatttgtatataaaatacagttatatataatacagtcatatataatacagtttttaaaaaggcaattatGGCATTGTTATGGCTTAAAATTGAGAAAGCATTACttctaaaaaatacaattagttGAAAAGGGTGTTTCTTTAGTATCGGGCAATGTCTGTAATTTTGCTTTACTGCAGAGTTTGTACTAATAGGCTTAGCCCAATTTGATAGTTACAGTCTACAGATTATTATCTTAAGTGCTATATTTGGTGGTATTGAAGCTTTGTATTAGATGAGCTGTAGAGCAAGTCTGCCATGTGAGTTACTCGATCTTTTGCTGTCAGAAATCGACAATGTAGAGCAGCCGTTTGCTATTAACTCAGCCTCCTTAGATATATTAAGAACACATGATAACTCTGATGCCTTCAGGAAAAAGCTGCctgggaggtggtggtggtgatggcaaatatttactacagtatatacagctgTGATCTAATATCCATCACTGATTCTTTTGTTATCTGCATAGTAGATTGTGAGCACCCTCTGGTGGACAGTTACAGTTTAGAGGTGATCACACTGCagtaattgtgtgttttaaacaggAAACCTCGAAGCCCAGTCCTCCTCAGAAGCCACTACCAGCGGACCCACTGGGTAGAGGTTCCCAACTGAACCTCGAATCTTCAAACGCTGTGCCTCGGATAATGCAGCCAGTCAGGTTAGTAGTTTCATCCAAAACTTCATAATTCATTTCAAGAGTTGCAAATACATGTGTAAGCCGTTATTTTATGCCTTTTAAAAACAAGCGTTTCATATCTCAAGTTTGTCAGACTGCTTTTTTGTCTTACCACTGTACAGACAATATGTATGTGACCGTCTTTCTCACAGTCTAGATATAATATCTGTATGCACcattaaagaaaaactaaaatgttttgaataaataaaagagaACTGTTTTCATTTGATTGTTCTGTGCCATTTTCACAGAGTAATTCCAAGTTGGAACAGTACAGAGAAGCCCTCTGCAACTACCTCATAAATCAAACGAGTAGAATTGTCAccagtaaaaataaacagtattgttttgattttacagGCCTGCACCCAAACATCCCCCAAAAGTGCCAAAGCCTAACAATGTTGTTTATGTGAAGTGACAGGGAGTGGAAACGAATCCTGTCAACAACTGAAGACGTGAATTTGCACTATGTTAAGACTTAAGTTAATCAACTtcagtatatatgtgtataaacaTTAGACATTGTGtctctatgtgttttttttaagagactCTGAGCCAACACCTTTGGTGCTCCACCTCAATAAGGTGCTGTGTGTCCTTGCTCAGGtacttgtaaatgtatttatgtttagtATTTATTACAATGCGGTGCACTGTGGTAGACACTTTTGATGGCAAAATTTTTGTGATCTATTTTAGTGAACTTTTACCATTCCGATGTTTTGCACCACAGCAAACCGATTTGTTTTCCTCAGTATGTTATTAAAGAGAACAGAAAAAAGTGCTGTGTAATATTCTGTGAAATAAGATGTTGAAAGAGAAACATTTTggcaaattattaattttttaaatacaaaatgcacagGTAACAGAATGAGCTGACAGCCTACTGAATACTGGAATTTTGCTCTGCAAACCAAGATGTATTTTTAGGTAATAATTGGACATTTGGATAGACCCACTCCAGTTGTATCCAGGCTTTGATCAGTGTAGTTTTATGACTATTTCTGTTTTCCATATTGAGTCTGTGCAAAAGCAttatttaataatgcatttcaatagtatgatttaaaaaaaaaaaaaaaaaacaactaaggtAAAACAGATACTTATAGTATTGGGTTTTGAAGTTAGTCTCTGCCAAAAGTGTCAATTTCTTTTTAACAATAAGGTAAACTTACTGGTTTACTTATTAGAGTATATGTGGTCCCTTTTAAAAGTatgctttttaatatatttaaggcCCATGCCTCTAAGGCAGCTAGGGACAGCCACTGTTGTAAAGATAGCATCGTCTGCTCAACAAGACCTCTCGGTAAAGCGTTTACCAGAATTACAATAGTCTTATAATGCCCAAAGGGACAAGCATACAAATGTTTACATGATAACCCTGGATAATGCATCTGTTTAGCAAATgtcattatttaaattgttttactttcaGCTAGTTTTCTCAACACAATTCAATTTAAACTGCAAAGGACCATCAAAAATACTTGCACTAAAATGTAAGCAGAGGAGATTGTGTCCCACATGATGCTTTTTCATCAtgtagaaagagagagagagagagacaattaATTGGATTGGCCCGTATCCTCCAGGCTTGAAATGAAACTCTTTTTTGACTAAGCAGTTGGTATGTCCTTCCAGGTGTATGTCAGCAATTTCAGAtcttacatttttcaaatgtattttaagttttAAGGTGCTTTTATCATTTGTGATTCTGAGCGTCTCTTTTGTAAGCAGTGGGATTAGCAATCagaacacaaaaccttttttacTTGTGGCAGAGTACTGCTCCTGCAACTGAGACTAAAGACACATGACTGTAGCATTAAACCGAACGCATAACATGAAAAAACGAAAGCAAAGTGTCAACTGGTTTATTCAAGTAGGATTGACATTACAATCTGTCTTGTGCCAAGCAAGTGGTGCAGATATAACTGATTTACAAAGATGAAACTGACCTGTTTAACCACTGCATTGTTCTAgttaaactttttattaaaatactatcTCTATGTTGGTTTGTTAACACACTGTAATGTTTTGCTTACCTTACTGGTTATAGATTCATGTTACTGCTCTTGTAAATATGATCAGTATTccatgtaatactttttttttcttttgttatttcaaGGTGTTACTGGTGAACACGTTCAACCATTTTAGGAAATATCtctaaaaaaaaggggggggggggaaaaattCCTTGTACAATAACTATTCAATAAATACTGCAAGAAAAGCacttggtttgttttgtattcctGTGGTCTTTAAGTGTTAATAATAAgaatatatttttgtgtatttcaagAGCTGAGCATCTATCATAGCATAAAGTTTCATAAAATGTGGACCGTTTTTAttgtacacaaaacacagacagaaaatgAGTAATGTTTTTGTCTCAAAGCGCAGTCTTCTTGAATGTTTTAACCTTTTAGTTAAATAAATGCCTTGTATACCGTAGCCTTCTTAATTGCAGACAAAAAGATCAGCATCCTTGTATGTGTCCTATGACTTCACTCTAatgtaggtttttgttttctaagaAGTTGACAATGttctaagaaaaaaagaaacaaatttaaaaaggcaTCAAAATGCCTCTTTTGGTTA
Protein-coding sequences here:
- the LOC121321741 gene encoding disintegrin and metalloproteinase domain-containing protein 12-like isoform X2: MTSRRWKEDFLLFITHQLLLTLTLTSFYDIAEASPKGTEDLSEPLRQPTSLKQQDHYETFVPSLLEGGQQKPINNLHLRSYPAVVKLLIEAEGEQLVLALEKNKGLFASHYTETHYLDDGTAVTVTRNSTVHCYYHGKVQGHSGSEVSLSTCSGLRGFISLENKNYVMEPAEDATDGTHFIYRAENLNGPPGTCGHGFNISGITLDSTAKSFDVFNMRHKRDTQRTTKYVELIIVADNREFQRQGKDVEKVKQRLIEVANYVDKFYRPLNIRVALVGLEVWSDIDKCSITQDPFTTLHEFLDWRKLKLLPQKPHDNAQLVSGVYFQGTTIGMAPIMSMCTAEQSGGIVMDHSENPLGAAVTLAHELGHNFGMNHDTPERGCNCRVSPDKGGCIMTPSTGYPFPTVFSSCSKKDLDVSLEKGVGMCLFNMPEVKVLYGGQKCGNGYVEEAEECDCGDLEECTNPCCNATTCTLKDGAVCAHGQCCDGCKLKPAGTPCRDSSNACDLPEFCTGDGPHCPPNVYLHDGHSCLKVEGYCYNGICQTHEQQCITLWGQGAKPAPGICFKRVNSAGDPYGNCGKNSKGSFAKCEIQDAKCGKIQCQGGANRPVIGTNAVSIETNIPLQEGGRILCRGTHVYLGDDMPDPGLVLTGTKCGDGMMCLSRQCKNISVFGVHECAGKCNGRGVCNNNKHCHCEADWSPPHCEIPGFGGSLDSGPMRLADNTSLTVGILVTVISLVIAGFTVCFKKKTLIRLLFTNKKTAIEKLRSVGPSRQSSPNQTNLAYSTSPSRRLPAKPHNSSIYKPTHHVSECLLPSHTMHSHSMRKLPQYQPVHISNPIPISLGAAAADSSPADRTPRRVLPPLNQLLPSQQGLPARSLLSHPSFRQMQETSKPSPPQKPLPADPLGRGSQLNLESSNAVPRIMQPVRPAPKHPPKVPKPNNVVYVK
- the LOC121321741 gene encoding disintegrin and metalloproteinase domain-containing protein 12-like isoform X1, which produces MTSRRWKEDFLLFITHQLLLTLTLTSFYDIAEASPKGTEADLSEPLRQPTSLKQQDHYETFVPSLLEGGQQKPINNLHLRSYPAVVKLLIEAEGEQLVLALEKNKGLFASHYTETHYLDDGTAVTVTRNSTVHCYYHGKVQGHSGSEVSLSTCSGLRGFISLENKNYVMEPAEDATDGTHFIYRAENLNGPPGTCGHGFNISGITLDSTAKSFDVFNMRHKRDTQRTTKYVELIIVADNREFQRQGKDVEKVKQRLIEVANYVDKFYRPLNIRVALVGLEVWSDIDKCSITQDPFTTLHEFLDWRKLKLLPQKPHDNAQLVSGVYFQGTTIGMAPIMSMCTAEQSGGIVMDHSENPLGAAVTLAHELGHNFGMNHDTPERGCNCRVSPDKGGCIMTPSTGYPFPTVFSSCSKKDLDVSLEKGVGMCLFNMPEVKVLYGGQKCGNGYVEEAEECDCGDLEECTNPCCNATTCTLKDGAVCAHGQCCDGCKLKPAGTPCRDSSNACDLPEFCTGDGPHCPPNVYLHDGHSCLKVEGYCYNGICQTHEQQCITLWGQGAKPAPGICFKRVNSAGDPYGNCGKNSKGSFAKCEIQDAKCGKIQCQGGANRPVIGTNAVSIETNIPLQEGGRILCRGTHVYLGDDMPDPGLVLTGTKCGDGMMCLSRQCKNISVFGVHECAGKCNGRGVCNNNKHCHCEADWSPPHCEIPGFGGSLDSGPMRLADNTSLTVGILVTVISLVIAGFTVCFKKKTLIRLLFTNKKTAIEKLRSVGPSRQSSPNQTNLAYSTSPSRRLPAKPHNSSIYKPTHHVSECLLPSHTMHSHSMRKLPQYQPVHISNPIPISLGAAAADSSPADRTPRRVLPPLNQLLPSQQGLPARSLLSHPSFRQMQETSKPSPPQKPLPADPLGRGSQLNLESSNAVPRIMQPVRPAPKHPPKVPKPNNVVYVK